In Epinephelus lanceolatus isolate andai-2023 chromosome 16, ASM4190304v1, whole genome shotgun sequence, one DNA window encodes the following:
- the hivep3a gene encoding transcription factor HIVEP3 encodes MEALHSRLTTGEQSGGQEHCQPESPHRGPQPKSPSQPRRQQQTGSPKPHGTQQQPKQSRRQHPERKRLRHQRQSIDSDTALEQKHETATTVSSLSPGAPPSSAGGPTQSKPESQEGTPKQKRERKPQRPGKYVCTYCGRACAKPSVLQKHIRSHTGERPYPCAPCGFSFKTKSNLYKHRKSHTHRVKAGLALGEPRSLEEQVTESEDETRQQSSASSLTERQGSVALIKSHETDRAKDCTGGNDDSYAVKKRLALRLSRGKHGPRDLSDEKTSSLILGSKGSTESGYFSRSESTEQSQDSPPNTSAKSYAEIILGKYGRLGHLQRMSRHHNQQPSGQEDKSIPFTVPKKQVIDHITKLITINEAVVDTSKIDSVKPRRFSLSRKNSSESQKSSSMKETLIHSPKAGDLGYKNSGSITMGVPCEKFHHPSLNVEQPAGQTSTAPLVRSHSMPSAASSFDTSSGGLSKFRLTQSFDERKPSETQARRFGMLRRQPAIEIPLGAELTEEEHEGSHSLYPDSVTTVPDPKQSQPQPYECEACGTGCKDWEGYKKHKQSLCLAHHPRNEVVISQTGCSQLINHAVRAGASAMRKRRKEESFEFDDPSSPSLPSPALLSGQCKDESSVVYEGPRRPTLQTCSVIQHTSSFEKQESLCNESQGTEATKTSPPHEEYQLVPQKQPQQSTKLTTRKLVRQHSVQVPEILVTEDSNMSTTTSIESISTAKHSEKPDEFQWPQRSPSLAQLPIEKLPPKKKRLRLAEVAQSSGESSFDSVSLPRSPSQDSSASYASSRSTSFEESNRPDMEIAGSTPLRRSRAPHMLTVPGVHQHREMRRSASEQASHDPQPSVLLAETRSKSFDYSCLSPERTAVGWRERRKCLLMRHTAIKDPDEEEEERQCTIPRRSPEHVSSTTSSQASPTSVYCSRSPASPSSGDMVLRNPVRLQCKEIFSQWKLSQNIQLTGSTEATSVDPVKEEASHTEQPPSQASQPYPTHGPSGAARAHYLPMSTGLKLEIPLLHDEYPEVRVSHSHIQHSVPHITSSLELLRPATSPAVAVRLQTDTLTLACAIYTTFSQSTSPRPQEAVDAVSHNISIPTADYRNHRSMGPDYQSWSDDGLRISGSGGNKRMLSPSNSIELLPESQQQQKRVKEEGEREVGCVDKASVDPCNQELKRETQSCLPSVCSPITHVGPSYPSLLPSTCNSWCYLNYIKPNPSTLDEQKPSVYSSWSTSGYDPNPPGLSSKTALSLLHCKQRLSPSIYTISPMTVRTTESMEHEDEKRPCSTEVYNSQSYCRDHEGTRKGQQSADNNGSDRKEEREEEKKNEEEAQSCSRNKHPPEVWISERGSNGKHAITHGVGGGKCQCEDCGFHPKNTSTLQKCTRHITEPPPYNCKQCNLSLKAKGSLIEHLRSEAHGKDTCCYPDGTEEGVCEERPVPPDKQKDLQYSDLRQDKDDNAGDKDGKRVDDNRSEVAKSSHTTTSDSEEPRPGGLPMEPEPSRSVQLPPKDSTQRSSASVRRALFARRRFDASSSASSRVCHSPSTQPLISQREPSPAHSPSPRPCQSPAPPSSPSPSSCHVSTSALRPVSPVRGLSPVIVQSHGSESSGPPGSLADTSAHCQACFHPRDRPSAARRSVDEVGLTHISPHPTRPRGAHNLLSHLPLHSQQPGRAPNLLIPIGGIHMIQPRSTLPMYSLVSSPIAATSSPAGTSWRLSDAPKGRFPLLQRQDTLKETSPGSRASPQEPEASEGASGSSRSDALSHRNTRGCFQSSPRTEMRHPEVDTDAHITERGVCPETTQGQKKAPSSQTQL; translated from the exons ATGGAGGCCTTGCATAGTCGCCTGACGACTGGGGAGCAGTCCGGAGGTCAAGAACATTGTCAACCAGAGTCACCTCACCGAGGCCCGCAGCCTAAGTCTCCCTCCCAGCCCCGTCGGCAACAGCAAACTGGCTCACCGAAGCCCCATGGCACACAACAGCAACCCAAACAGTCCAGAAGACAGCATCCTGAACGTAAACGTCTCAGGCACCAGCGGCAGAGCATTGACTCAGATACAGCGCTCgaacagaaacatgaaaccGCAACCACAGTTTCGAGTTTGTCACCAGGAGCCCCACCTTCCTCAGCAGGTGGCCCCACCCAGTCTAAACCAGAATCCCAGGAGGGCACCCCAAAACAGAAACGGGAGCGTAAGCCTCAGAGACCGGGCAAATATGTCTGCACTTACTGTGGCCGCGCCTGTGCAAAGCCCAGTGTCCTGCAGAAACATATTCGCTCCCACACAGGTGAAAGACCTTATCCCTGCGCCCCATGTGGCTTCTCTTTTAAGACCAAGAGTAACTTGTACAAACACCGCAAATCACACACCCACAGGGTGAAGGCAGGTCTGGCTTTAGGAGAGCCGAGATCTTTAGAGGAGCAAGTCACTGAGTCAGAAGATGAAACCAGACAGCAATCATCAGCATCTTCCCTTACAGAAAGACAAGGCAGTGTAGCCTTAATCAAGAGTCACGAAACAGACAGGGCCAAAGACTGCACTGGAGGAAACGATGACTCCTACGCAGTTAAAAAGAGACTGGCCTTGCGTCTGAGTCGAGGAAAACATGGTCCTCGAGACTTGTCTGATGAAAAGACCTCATCTCTAATTTTAGGGAGTAAAGGCAGTACAGAATCAGGCTATTTCTCTCGCTCTGAAAGTACAGAGCAGTCACAGGACAGCCCCCCGAACACAAGTGCCAAAAGCTATGCAGAGATCATCCTCGGCAAGTATGGGCGTCTCGGACACCTACAGAGGATGTCTCGACACCATAACCAGCAGCCCTCTGGTCAGGAGGACAAAAGCATCCCATTCACAGTCCCCAAGAAGCAGGTCATCGACCATATCACCAAACTTATCACTATCAATGAAGCAGTGGTGGACACCAGTAAAATTGACAGTGTAAAGCCAAGGAGATTCTCACTCTCCAGGAAAAATAGTTCAGAGTCTCAAAAGAGTTCATCTATGAAAGAAACGCTTATTCACAGCCCCAAAGCCGGAGATCTGGGCTACAAAAACAGTGGCTCCATCACCATGGGAGTTCCATGTGAAAAATTTCACCATCCATCCTTAAATGTGGAGCAGCCAGCTGGCCAAACATCCACTGCCCCTTTGGTGAGAAGTCACTCAATGCCGTCTGCAGCTAGTTCATTTGACACTTCCAGTGGCGGCCTCAGTAAATTTCGCTTAACTCAGTCCTTTGATGAACGAAAGCCTTCTGAAACGCAGGCCCGTCGTTTTGGGATGCTAAGACGGCAGCCAGCTATTGAAATCCCACTTGGTGCCGAACTCACAGAAGAGGAACATGAGGGTTCCCATTCACTTTACCCTGACAGCGTTACCACCGTGCCTGACCCCAAACAAAGCCAACCGCAGCCATATGAGTGTGAGGCATGTGGTACTGGATGCAAAGATTGGGAAGGTTATaagaaacacaagcaaagtCTGTGCCTAGCACATCATCCCAGAAATGAGGTGGTAATTAGTCAAACAGGGTGCTCACAGCTAATTAACCacgcagtcagagcaggagctTCAGCAATGcgtaaaagaaggaaagaagagagttttgaatttgatgaccccTCTTCTCCTTCATTACCCTCTCCTGCCCTCTTATCAGGACAGTGTAAAGATGAAAGCAGTGTCGTTTATGAGGGCCCCAGAAGACCGACACTACAGACCTGTTCAGTAATTCAACATACTAGTTCATTTGAAAAACAAGAATCTTTATGCAATGAGAGTCAAGGCACTGAGGCGACAAAAACCTCTCCACCTCATGAAGAATATCAACTAGTGCCTCAGAAACAACCCCAACAGTCGACAAAACTAACAACTCGAAAGCTGGTCCGTCAACACAGTGTGCAGGTTCCAGAAATACTGGTCACAGAGGACTCCAACATGAGCACGACAACCTCAATAGAGTCAATATCCACCGCCAAACATTCAGAGAAACCTGATGAGTTTCAGTGGCCACAGAGAAGCCCTTCTCTGGCCCAACTCCCCATTGAAAAGCTTCCTCCAAAGAAGAAGCGCTTGCGTCTAGCTGAGGTAGCCCAGTCCTCTGGGGAATCCAGTTTTGATTCTGTATCCCTGCCCCGCAGCCCTAGTCAGGACAGTAGCGCATCTTACGCATCCAGTCGCTCCACATCCTTTGAAGAGTCCAACAGACCAGACATGGAGATAGCAGGATCAACACCACTGAGGAGATCAAGAGCTCCTCACATGTTGACGGTGCCTGGGGTGCATCAGCACAGAGAGATGAGGCGCTCAGCATCTGAACAGGCGTCTCATGACCCACAACCAAGCGTCCTATTGGCTGAGACCCGCAGTAAGTCTTTTGACTACAGTTGCCTGTCCCCAGAGCGCACTGCAGTTGGCTGgagggaaagaagaaaatgtctCCTTATGAGACACACCGCTATAAAAGATccagatgaagaggaagaggagcgaCAGTGTACCATACCGAGACGTAGTCCCGAACATGTCAGCTCCACCACATCTTCTCAAGCAAGCCCGACTTCTGTGTACTGCAGCAGGTCCCCTGCTTCTCCTTCATCAGGTGACATGGTCTTGCGTAATCCAGTGAGATTACAGTGCAAAGAGATCTTTTCTCAGTGGAAACTCAgtcaaaatattcagttaacAGGCAGCACAGAAGCCACATCCGTAGATCCTGTAAAAGAGGAGGCCTCACATACAGAGCAGCCGCCTTCTCAGGCATCACAGCCCTATCCTACACACGGACCATCAGGGGCAGCCAGAGCTCACTACCTCCCCATGTCTACAGGGCTGAAGCTAGAGATTCCCTTACTGCATGATGAATATCCAGAGGTTCGAGTGAGTCACTCCCACATCCAGCACTCTGTCCCTCACATCACTTCCAGTCTGGAATTACTGAGGCCAGCCACATCTCCAGCAGTAGCAGTGCGCCTCCAAACAGACACCCTCACCCTAGCATGTGCCATATACACCACATTCTCCCAGTCCACCTCCCCCAGGCCCCAGGAGGCAGTCGATGCTGTGTCACACAATATAAGTATCCCAACAGCTGATTACAGAAACCATAGGAGCATGGGTCCAGACTATCAGTCGTGGTCTGACGATGGCCTGAGGATATCAGGCTCAGGGGGCAACAAGCGCATGCTCTCCCCTTCAAACAGCATAGAGCTCCTGCCTgagtcacagcagcagcagaaacgagTCAAAGAGGAAGGGGAGAGGGAGGTGGGATGTGTTGACAAGGCATCAGTGGACCCATGCAATCAGGAACTCAAAAGGGAGACTCAGTCATGTCTACCCAGTGTTTGTTCTCCCATCACACATGTTGGACCATCATACCCCAGTCTGCTGCCCAGCACCTGTAATAGCTGGTGCTATTTGAACTACATTAAACCAAACCCTTCTACTCTGGACGAACAGAAGCCCTCAGTGTATTCATCGTGGTCCACGAGCGGCTATGACCCCAACCCACCTGGCCTCTCAAGCAAGacagctctctctctgctgcactGCAAGCAGAGGCTCAGTCCCTCCATCTACACTATATCCCCCATGACAGTCAGGACAACTGAGTCGATGGAGCACGAGGACGAAAAAAGACCATGCTCCACTGAG GTCTACAACAGCCAGTCGTACTGCAGGGACCACGAGGGAACGAGGAAGGGACAGCAGTCAGCAGACAACAACGGGTCAgacagaaaagaggagagggaggaagagaagaagaatgaGGAGGAAGCGCAGTCGTGCTCCAGGAATAAGCACCCTCCTGAAGTTTGGATCTCTGAGAGAGG ATCAAACGGGAAGCATGCTATCACACATGGTGTAGGTGGAGGCAAGTGCCAATGTGAGGACTGTGGATTCCACCCAAAGAATACCAGTACACTGCAGAAATGCACCCGTCACATCACAGAACCCCCACCATATAACTGCAAACAGTGTAACCTTTCTCTTAAAGCCAAAG GAAGCCTCATCGAACACCTGAGATCTGAGGCACATGGAAAAGACACCTGTTGTTACCCAGATGGCACAGAGGAGG GAGTCTGTGAAGAACGTCCAGTTCCCCCAGATAAACAAAAAGATCTTCAGTACTCAGATCTCAGACAAGACAAAGATGACAATGCAGGGGACAAAGATGGCAAACGTGTTGACGACAACAGGTCCGAGGTGGCTAAAAGCTCTCACACTACCACTTCTGATAGTGAGGAACCTCGTCCAGGAGGCCTGCCGATGGAACCTGAACCCAGCCGATCCGTCCAGCTTCCCCCCAAGGACTCTACCCAGAGGAGCTCAGCCAGCGTCAGGAGGGCTCTGTTTGCCCGCAGACGCTTTGACGCTTCATCATCGGCATCCTCCCGAGTCTGCCATTCTCCAAGTACTCAACCCCTGATTTCACAGAGGGAGCCGTCCCCAGCTCACAGCCCATCACCCAGGCCTTGCCAGTCCCCTGCTCCCCCGTCCTCCCCCTCCCCATCTAGTTGTCACGTCTCCACCTCTGCTCTGAGACCAGTCTCCCCTGTTAGAGGTCTTTCTCCTGTAATAGTCCAGTCCCATGGATCAGAGTCCTCTGGGCCTCCAGGATCCCTGGCAGACACCTCTGCTCATTGTCAAGCCTGTTTTCACCCAAGAGACCGACCATCTGCTGCTAGACGG TCTGTGGATGAGGTTGGTCTGACCCACATCAGCCCACATCCCACACGCCCTCGGGGAGCCCACAACCTCCTAAGTCACCTCCCTCTGCACTCCCAGCAGCCAGGCAGGGCCCCGAATCTCCTGATTCCCATCGGGGGGATTCACATGATTCAGCCCAGGTCCACCCTCCCTATGTACAGCCTGGTGAGCAGCCCCATCGCAGCCACATCCAGCCCCGCAGGGACATCCTGGAGACTGAGTGACGCTCCAAAGGGGAGGTTTCCTCTGCTGCAGCGCCAGGATACTCTCAAAGAGACGTCGCCCGGCAGTCGAGCCAGCCCACAGGAGCCCGAGGCATCAGAGGGAGCGTCCGGGAGCAGCCGATCGGACGCTTTATCACACAGAAACACTCGAGGGTGCTTCCAGTCGAGTCCCAGGACAGAGATGAGGCATCCGGAGGTCGACACAGACGCACATATTACAGAGAGGGGTGTTTGCCCCGAGACCACCCAAGGCCAAAAAAAGGCTCCTTCCTCCCAGACACAACTCTGA